In the genome of Helicobacter colisuis, the window GCTCCCATAGCAGCAAATAAGTCAAAAACTTCATCAATCACTCTATCTGGTTGCGCTGCTGGTTTGTCAATTTTATTTACAACTACAATAGGGCAAATTCCTAATGCAAGTGCTTTTTTGACAACAAACTTAGTTTGCGGCATTACCCCTTCTTGCGCATCTACTAGCAACAAAACACCATCAACCATTTTTAAAACACGCTCAACCTCTCCCCCAAAATCGGCGTGTCCGGGAGTGTCTATAATATTAATCTTGGTATCTTTATATCTAATAGCGGTATTTTTAGAGAGAATGGTGATTCCTCTTTCTTTTTCTATATCATTGCTATCCATTACGCGCTCATCGATTTGTTCGTGACTCGCAAAAGTCCCTGATTGTCTAAGCAACCCATCAACTAAAGTGGTCTTTCCGTGATCAACATGCGCGATAACTGCGATATTTCTTATTTCCTGCATACATTTCCTTAAACAATTGATTCTAAAAAGTTTTGGAATTCTAATTTAAAAATTCTTAATAAAAAATATTAGATTTTTATAATTTAATAGTATCTAAAAATGGAATATAAATTGCTTATTTAAAGACAATTAAATCTATTTTATGAATGGTTAAAGTTTAGCAATGATACCTACAATTAAAACAGAAAAAAGCGAACAAACAAGCCTTTTGTCAAAACATTCCAAAGATAAAGAAGATAAAGGAGATTTTGCAGAACTTTTTGGTTTATTAACACAAACACCAAAAACAGAATTACCTAATAGCAAAATCTCTAAAGTTATTAATAAAAAAGAAGCTATCCCAAGCTCATCAACGCAAAATGTAATACTTCAAGAATCCAATCTTAAAAATACAGATAAAAAATTACTTAAAACTACACAAATTCCTAACCCTAAAAATCCAAAGGAATTATTAGAATTTACCAAAGCACAAAATATTCAATCTAGTGTAAAAACCCTAAAAGACATTACCCAAATAGTCAATAAACTTCAACTTAATTTACAAAAAATAAGCATAATAAAAGATGAAGCCAGTAAAGAAGTTTCTATTAAAAATATCATCAATCCACACGAAGTGCAAATTTCACAAAAATCTACAAAAACTTTGCCAAGCAAACAGGCAAATAACCTTTTAAATATGATTTTGCAAGATAAAGAGTTGCTATCAAAAACAAATAAAAAAGCAGACACAACTTTAAACCCTAGCACAAAAGAAATAAAAGTTAAATCTGCAATTTTAGATAAAGAAATATTGCCAAAATCTACCAAAAATGTGGAATCAAATAAAAAAGCAGACACAATTTTAAACTCTAGCACAAAAGAAGAAAGCGATAAAACTACATTAAAAGTAAATGATTCTAAAAGCAAGGGTGATGAAATCATAACTGATTCTTTTAAGATTGATAAAGCCGATAAAGCATTAGATGTCAAAGAAAGCATTCAAAAAAATAATTTTAAGCAAGAAAATATTTTAGAAACTAAAGAAAAAATAGAGCTTACCCAAGAATC includes:
- a CDS encoding flagellar hook-length control protein FliK, whose amino-acid sequence is MIPTIKTEKSEQTSLLSKHSKDKEDKGDFAELFGLLTQTPKTELPNSKISKVINKKEAIPSSSTQNVILQESNLKNTDKKLLKTTQIPNPKNPKELLEFTKAQNIQSSVKTLKDITQIVNKLQLNLQKISIIKDEASKEVSIKNIINPHEVQISQKSTKTLPSKQANNLLNMILQDKELLSKTNKKADTTLNPSTKEIKVKSAILDKEILPKSTKNVESNKKADTILNSSTKEESDKTTLKVNDSKSKGDEIITDSFKIDKADKALDVKESIQKNNFKQENILETKEKIELTQESREKNQIKAQKIVQEEKQLPTIFNKTKKDKFETSFGKQSQKTTQDSSNKYALDEKEIKQNDAQKVNSTSINPSNIEIQKTQNFIDNLLKIEIPQKTKILKYEEFEKETKEKKTEKIHQEIYQNILQNQNNLLLSPRETFLHFSDKLRDALQNYKPPITKISLELNPESLGSVELTITKMGDKINVQISSNQNALQLFMQNMQDFKNQLNNVGFSEVTMDFKDMSGNSFSQNSGGNFSDSRQQNPKQQQKGNENGLQIYQQAEETNREISHLDLSFSYYA